The proteins below are encoded in one region of Lactuca sativa cultivar Salinas chromosome 3, Lsat_Salinas_v11, whole genome shotgun sequence:
- the LOC111894260 gene encoding 7-ethoxycoumarin O-deethylase, with amino-acid sequence MIVDSWWSWWSEVTSKKVEMLTFPVLTLSAISIAILVYISRKTRSRLPPGPRGLPVVGYLPFLGANLLDEFTKMGQRFGPIFKLQLGSKTYVVISSSDLAKVVLRDQDDTFANRDPPVAGIALTYGGKDITWSDNNNYLRNMRKVLMYEVMSHKNLEASLSFRRGGVRKTVKNVYETMGTEVDIGETAFSTLLRVITSIIWGKSFDEDEASNTLMVGFREVITNAMMVLGTNNVSDYFPVLARFDLQGVERKMKKEAQKLDGIFQKIIDDRVISLKTKESAEQQGRKDLLQVFLELKQENNESSFTDTQIKALFMDFFVAGTHTTTTVTECTMMELLKNPDIMKKIQDELEQVVGLNNIVEESHLPNLPYLDATIKETFRLHPTLPLLVTRSPNKSCKVDKYTVPKGSNVFLNVWAIQRDPKYWDNPLEFNPNRFLNHDGTTNTKFDYNGLNTNFLAFGAGRRRCPGVPLSEKMLMYLLASLLHSFNWTLPDVKEHEMSEKLVPKKQKSLIAIPSQRLPAKKLYI; translated from the exons ATGATAGTGGATAGCTGGTGGTCATGGTGGTCAGAAGTTACCAGCAAGAAAGTCGAGATGCTCACTTTCCCAGTACTCACTTTATCGGCCATTTCAATCGCTATTTTAGTGTACATATCCAGGAAGACAAGGTCACGGTTGCCGCCCGGACCTCGTGGTTTGCCGGTGGTGGGTTACCTTCCGTTTCTTGGCGCCAATTTGCTCGATGAATTCACTAAAATGGGTCAACGTTTTGGCCCGATTTTCAAACTCCAGCTCGGAAGTAAGACCTACGTCGTCATCAGCTCCTCAGACCTGGCTAAAGTTGTGCTCCGTGATCAAGACGATACTTTTGCTAACCGAGACCCTCCGGTGGCTGGCATAGCTCTCACATATGGTGGCAAAGATATAACCTGGTCTGACAACAACAACTACTTGCGTAACATGCGTAAGGTGTTGATGTACGAAGTGATGAGCCACAAGAACCTGGAAGCTTCACTCTCTTTCCGGCGAGGTGGAGTCAGAAAAACTGTCAAGAATGTGTATGAAACAATGGGCACGGAGGTGGATATTGGTGAGACTGCGTTCTCTACGTTGTTGAGGGTCATAACCAGCATAATATGGGGGAAAAGTTTCGATGAAGATGAAGCAAGCAATACTCTTATGGTTGGGTTCCGGGAAGTGATTACAAATGCAATGATGGTTTTGGGAACCAACAACGTGTCGGACTATTTTCCGGTGCTGGCCAGATTCGATTTGCAGGGGGTGGAGCGAAAAATGAAGAAAGAAGCTCAGAAGCTCGATGGGATCTTCCAGAAGATTATCGATGATAGAGTGATCAGCCTTAAAACCAAAGAATCAGCAGAGCAACAGGGAAGAAAGGATTTATTACAGGTTTTCCTTGAGCTGAAACAAGAAAATAATGAGTCATCATTCACTGATACGCAGATAAAAGCTCTTTTCATG GACTTTTTTGTTGCAGGAACACACACAACAACAACAGTGACAGAATGTACAATGATGGAGCTTTTGAAAAATCCAGATATAATGAAAAAGATACAGGACGAATTAGAACAAGTGGTAGGCCTAAACAACATTGTTGAAGAATCTCATCTTCCAAACTTACCTTACCTGGATGCAACCATTAAGGAAACATTTCGTTTACACCCAACACTTCCACTCTTGGTAACGCGATCTCCCAATAAATCTTGCAAGGTTGACAAATACACAGTCCCAAAAGGTTCTAACGTCTTTTTGAATGTTTGGGCAATACAAAGAGATCCTAAATATTGGGATAATCCTTTAGAATTCAATCCTAATAGATTTCTAAACCACGATGGAACTACCAATACCAAATTCGATTATAACGGATTGAATACCAATTTTCTCGCTTTTGGTGCTGGCAGAAGAAGGTGTCCCGGGGTTCCCTTGTCCGAGAAGATGTTGATGTACCTTTTGGCTTCATTGTTGCACTCGTTCAACTGGACTTTGCCTGATGTGAAAGAACATGAGATGTCTGAAAAGCTTGTCCCCAAGAAACAAAAATCACTCATAGCTATTCCTTCTCAGAGGTTACCAGCCAAAAAGCTCTATATATAA